GTTCCCCGGCTGCTCGACCTCGACCAGCATGCCGCGCGCCTTCGGGTGCGGGTCCTCGAAGATGTCCTGCGCGGTGTTCACCGGCCCGACGGGCACCTTCCCGCCGAGCGCCGCCACGACCTCGCGCTTGGTGTGGCGCCGGGTCCATGCCGTGACGATGGCGCGCACCTCGCCGGCGGCGGCGACGCGCCTCAGGTTGTGGTCGTAGCGGGCGTCGGCGGCGAGCTCGGGTCGCCCCATCGCCTCGCAGAGCAGCGTCCAGTGGTTGTCGGTCGGCGCGGCGATCGCGACGGCGCCGTCGCTCGTCTCGAAGACGTCGAAGGGGCAGAGCGAGAGGTGCCCCGTGCCCTTGGGTCCGAGCACCCGCCCCTCGTAGGAGAAGTTGTAGACG
This genomic interval from Deltaproteobacteria bacterium contains the following:
- a CDS encoding CoA transferase; translated protein: VYNFSYEGRVLGPKGTGHLSLCPFDVFETSDGAVAIAAPTDNHWTLLCEAMGRPELAADARYDHNLRRVAAAGEVRAIVTAWTRRHTKREVVAALGGKVPVGPVNTAQDIFEDPHPKARGMLVEVEQPGNNPPIVLAGPAIKLAATPAAIYRRPPCLGEHTAEILAEAGIDAVPAGAPRRKERP